From the genome of Anaplasma ovis str. Haibei, one region includes:
- a CDS encoding response regulator → MKKRYTDNEQNNKVDFVERDYGISKIKAATVVILPLLCVFSIYLFGIENGYVSMVFNCLFTSATVLVILQKLNRYPKIIATIEYQNMIFANALNHDTEFCLILKSNGNVVYSDARFNARFKNLGRRPLNLFSILKLGNLSEDEIARFLGALKDKSPVRTYFSVGKKNSVSNFSLILDPIADNPQVDVEQEATFRLLLNPLSRPQDYFVLKAMKITKEEVHERLLHRHKVGSYLLNQDGVIISANENFLRIFELEAIKRNTLFSDFLSKNQSDAAEDEAVFITSTGTMFRAHVTQEVFYDKSNNSYTCGLLTPKKFSLTDYQLNPCFIHAPIAMAQCDLDGKIIKYNKAFEALTDGQNQGYIFEHVTPVHSKKIKKYLQGSAINNMSIEGQLCNKTYVKIYMNKLVHNNEISVVCYITDSADRKSLETQLEQSQKLQAIGQLAGGIAHDFNNILTAIIGFCDLLLIQHPATDPSFRDIMQIKQNANRATNLIKQLMAFSRKQTLQPKILDINNIVADLSQMIKRLISEDIELKIYYDNNIGLVKVDMCQLEQVIVNMVVNAKSAMNSGGVLTLRTYNLQVDASTIPRGMFVPDKDQVEHGEYVVLEVIDTGHGMDKQIIKKIFDPFFSTKSESYGTGLGLSTVYGIVKQTGGYVYVHSKVGEGTKFMILLPRVYLAEGQRVEEHLLSSELPEAGHFMLEEGQECGNSASVLLIEDEDPVRAFTSKALSKRGFRVIDTNSGKEAIETAKSTHIDIVISDVVMPGTSGPETVAEILKIQPNVKVMFVSGYAEEIFHQHKNINLDEMFFLSKPFTLKQLLQKVNEALACNR, encoded by the coding sequence GTGAAAAAGAGATACACCGACAACGAGCAAAATAACAAAGTTGATTTCGTAGAACGAGATTATGGAATCTCGAAGATCAAGGCCGCAACGGTTGTAATCTTGCCTCTGCTGTGTGTTTTTAGCATATACCTATTCGGCATCGAGAATGGGTACGTGAGCATGGTATTCAACTGCTTGTTCACAAGCGCAACTGTGCTGGTTATCTTGCAGAAGCTTAATCGATACCCAAAGATAATCGCCACTATAGAATATCAAAACATGATTTTTGCAAACGCACTAAACCATGACACCGAGTTTTGTCTCATACTAAAAAGCAACGGAAATGTGGTTTACTCAGATGCAAGATTCAATGCAAGATTCAAAAATCTGGGGCGGCGCCCACTCAACCTCTTTAGCATATTGAAATTAGGTAACCTGAGCGAGGATGAAATAGCGAGATTTCTCGGTGCGTTAAAGGACAAATCGCCAGTACGCACTTATTTTTCTGTCGGCAAGAAAAATTCTGTCTCTAATTTTTCTCTAATTCTTGATCCAATCGCAGACAATCCGCAGGTGGATGTTGAGCAAGAGGCAACGTTCAGGTTGCTCTTGAACCCGCTCTCGAGGCCGCAGGATTATTTTGTCCTAAAGGCAATGAAGATCACCAAAGAGGAGGTGCACGAGAGGCTATTGCACAGACACAAAGTGGGGTCGTACCTACTCAATCAGGATGGAGTGATCATCTCCGCAAACGAGAATTTTTTGAGGATTTTCGAGTTAGAAGCTATAAAACGCAATACGCTGTTCTCTGATTTTCTCAGCAAAAATCAGTCTGATGCTGCGGAAGATGAAGCGGTGTTTATCACATCTACCGGCACCATGTTCAGGGCTCATGTAACCCAGGAAGTATTCTACGACAAAAGTAATAATAGTTACACGTGTGGGTTGCTTACTCCGAAAAAGTTTAGCCTTACGGACTATCAGTTAAATCCGTGTTTCATTCACGCCCCAATTGCTATGGCCCAGTGTGATTTGGACGGTAAGATTATAAAATACAACAAAGCCTTCGAAGCGCTAACAGATGGGCAGAACCAAGGGTACATATTTGAGCATGTTACACCCGTACATAGCAAAAAGATAAAAAAATACCTGCAGGGTAGTGCAATTAATAATATGTCTATCGAGGGGCAGTTGTGCAACAAGACCTACGTAAAAATATATATGAACAAACTGGTGCACAACAACGAAATATCGGTCGTGTGTTACATCACTGATAGTGCAGATAGAAAGAGTTTGGAAACACAGCTGGAACAATCGCAGAAATTGCAAGCGATTGGCCAATTGGCGGGAGGCATTGCACACGATTTCAATAACATTTTAACGGCTATCATAGGATTTTGCGACTTATTGCTTATACAGCATCCTGCAACCGACCCTTCTTTTAGGGATATAATGCAAATCAAGCAAAATGCAAACCGCGCAACCAACCTGATTAAGCAGCTTATGGCCTTCTCTAGGAAGCAAACGTTGCAACCCAAGATACTCGATATTAACAACATAGTTGCTGATCTATCACAAATGATAAAACGCCTGATCAGCGAGGATATAGAGCTCAAGATATATTATGATAACAACATCGGCCTGGTGAAGGTGGATATGTGCCAGCTGGAGCAGGTTATAGTGAATATGGTAGTTAATGCAAAGTCAGCAATGAACTCTGGAGGGGTGTTGACTTTGCGCACTTATAATCTGCAAGTTGATGCATCCACAATACCCAGAGGCATGTTCGTTCCAGACAAAGACCAGGTAGAACATGGAGAGTACGTAGTGCTCGAGGTTATCGATACGGGCCATGGTATGGATAAGCAAATTATCAAAAAGATTTTTGACCCGTTCTTTTCAACAAAAAGCGAATCCTACGGGACCGGGTTGGGATTATCTACAGTATATGGAATAGTAAAACAAACAGGCGGGTATGTTTATGTCCACAGCAAGGTAGGAGAGGGCACCAAATTCATGATACTCCTGCCCCGTGTGTATTTGGCTGAAGGTCAGAGAGTTGAAGAGCACTTACTATCTAGCGAGCTTCCAGAGGCGGGCCACTTTATGCTTGAAGAGGGCCAAGAGTGTGGCAACTCAGCCTCTGTCCTCTTGATAGAAGACGAAGACCCGGTGCGGGCGTTCACGTCCAAGGCGTTGTCAAAGAGAGGATTCCGAGTTATAGATACAAATTCAGGTAAGGAAGCTATCGAGACAGCAAAAAGCACACACATAGATATAGTAATAAGTGATGTTGTAATGCCAGGCACCAGTGGGCCAGAGACCGTTGCTGAGATATTAAAAATACAACCAAACGTCAAGGTGATGTTCGTATCTGGGTACGCAGAGGAAATATTTCATCAGCACAAAAACATCAATCTGGATGAAATGTTTTTCTTATCAAAGCCGTTCACACTGAAACAGCTGCTACAAAAGGTGAATGAAGCTCTTGCTTGCAATAGATGA
- a CDS encoding O-methyltransferase: MLHEPGTPTLYFFEKPSRLDLSFRNEARMRSVSLSKQLDYMGRLFGVDDSDALSVHASAPDGLCLAQLGVAEGQLLQFLIQATGTKSVVEVGTCVGFSALCMARALPPEGRVYTIEKDSQLALTAKQNIEKCGMADKITVICGDALHTLTDLESAAPFDMMFIDANKSGYCDYLDWAETNIKKGGLLVADNVFLFGTVFDDAPSGGVSSSAHISMRHFNERLSNKRDYLASVIPTEEGMLVALKLR, from the coding sequence TTGCTCCATGAACCTGGCACTCCAACGTTGTATTTTTTCGAAAAACCCAGTAGGCTCGACCTCAGTTTTCGTAATGAGGCACGAATGCGCAGCGTTTCGCTTAGCAAACAGCTAGACTATATGGGTAGGCTTTTTGGGGTTGATGATAGTGACGCGCTGTCGGTCCATGCATCGGCACCCGATGGGTTGTGTTTGGCACAGCTGGGTGTCGCCGAGGGCCAGCTATTGCAATTCCTAATCCAAGCCACCGGTACTAAATCTGTAGTGGAGGTTGGAACATGTGTGGGTTTTTCGGCCCTCTGTATGGCTAGGGCCCTGCCTCCAGAGGGGCGTGTATACACCATAGAGAAGGATAGCCAGCTTGCACTCACCGCGAAGCAAAACATTGAGAAATGCGGAATGGCAGACAAGATAACTGTAATTTGCGGAGACGCGCTACATACACTCACTGACTTGGAAAGTGCAGCCCCGTTTGACATGATGTTCATAGATGCAAACAAGTCTGGCTACTGTGACTATCTTGATTGGGCCGAGACAAACATAAAAAAGGGTGGGCTTTTGGTTGCCGATAACGTATTTCTCTTCGGCACAGTGTTTGATGACGCGCCGTCAGGAGGAGTTTCTTCAAGCGCGCATATCAGCATGCGGCACTTCAACGAGCGATTATCTAATAAGCGGGACTATCTCGCCTCCGTAATTCCGACTGAGGAGGGAATGTTAGTTGCACTAAAACTGAGATGA
- a CDS encoding DUF2671 domain-containing protein yields the protein MSRADAGSDGMSAFDDPAYRERYREKFIEAQKRGMDMVVYPDGAIVLIENKMVMYTYGWHKRRRDFERVKAGSMSAAVSRRRSSVAGDVPNEASSTVQSDEDEYA from the coding sequence ATGTCTAGGGCCGATGCTGGTAGCGATGGGATGTCAGCCTTTGACGATCCTGCGTATAGGGAAAGGTACAGGGAAAAGTTTATCGAGGCCCAGAAGAGGGGCATGGATATGGTTGTGTATCCGGACGGGGCTATAGTGCTCATAGAGAACAAGATGGTGATGTACACCTACGGCTGGCACAAGAGGCGTAGGGATTTTGAGCGTGTCAAGGCCGGGTCTATGTCTGCCGCGGTGTCTAGGAGGAGGAGTAGTGTCGCCGGGGACGTTCCTAATGAGGCCAGCAGCACAGTGCAGTCTGACGAAGACGAGTACGCTTAG
- a CDS encoding bifunctional ADP-dependent NAD(P)H-hydrate dehydratase/NAD(P)H-hydrate epimerase → MSLILSVAQFRVFEQGSDVPVEELILRAGAAVVEEMVRYFSKRPVLVLCGPGNNGKDGAVVAELLEKSGWPVRVLSYRGGVKGKNVPALAPESFSIHEDVVVDAIFGIGLSRPMDEGLQKIASKINSSGKYVVAVDMPSGINSDTGEVMGAAIRSDLTVTFSCLKFGHVISPGRYHSGEVRIKDIGLAVNGTQAFRNTPDLWRALIPKPDYRSHKYNRGYAAVCSVGVRSVGAVKLAALAALRIGSGAVAVACADEEICLYAHALTAVMYKPYEEVLSDSRVTTLLIGPGGDLLDDALKYKVLVALNSGKKCVLDAGGISVFQSDPDMLLSRVAGGNIVMTPHEGEFKRVFPDLKGNVVERARAAARISGAIIVLKGHDTVIAQPDGSVVVNNNAPSSLATIGSGDVLAGIITGLIAAGMPEFAAACCGVWIHGECGKRYGIGLIADDIIQQIPRELTLLVGGAA, encoded by the coding sequence ATGTCTTTGATACTTTCGGTGGCGCAATTCAGGGTTTTTGAGCAAGGTTCTGATGTGCCCGTTGAGGAGCTGATTCTCAGGGCCGGGGCTGCCGTGGTTGAGGAGATGGTTAGGTATTTTTCCAAAAGACCGGTTCTAGTTTTGTGTGGGCCGGGCAATAACGGCAAAGATGGAGCGGTGGTTGCGGAATTGCTTGAAAAAAGTGGATGGCCCGTTAGAGTACTCAGCTACCGTGGGGGCGTTAAAGGCAAGAATGTGCCTGCCCTGGCTCCAGAGAGCTTCTCCATACACGAAGATGTAGTTGTGGATGCTATTTTTGGTATAGGGCTTTCTCGCCCTATGGATGAGGGTTTGCAAAAAATTGCGTCAAAAATAAATTCAAGTGGTAAATACGTCGTGGCTGTGGATATGCCGAGCGGTATCAATAGCGATACGGGGGAAGTCATGGGGGCCGCGATTAGATCTGATCTTACAGTTACGTTTTCTTGCCTGAAGTTTGGGCATGTGATTTCCCCGGGCCGATACCACTCGGGTGAGGTACGCATTAAGGACATAGGGTTGGCGGTGAATGGGACTCAGGCCTTTCGCAATACTCCAGATTTGTGGAGGGCGCTAATTCCCAAGCCAGATTATAGATCGCACAAGTACAATAGAGGATATGCAGCTGTATGCTCTGTAGGAGTGCGGTCTGTTGGGGCGGTAAAGCTGGCAGCTCTGGCGGCTTTGAGGATAGGATCCGGCGCGGTTGCTGTTGCCTGTGCAGATGAGGAGATTTGTCTATACGCGCATGCTCTGACCGCAGTGATGTATAAGCCATATGAGGAGGTGCTTAGTGACTCTAGAGTCACAACGTTATTGATCGGGCCGGGTGGTGACCTTCTCGACGATGCGCTCAAGTATAAGGTACTTGTTGCGCTTAACTCTGGCAAAAAGTGCGTACTAGATGCTGGGGGCATATCTGTCTTTCAAAGTGACCCTGACATGCTACTATCGCGCGTTGCTGGGGGGAATATTGTGATGACCCCTCACGAAGGGGAGTTTAAGCGAGTATTTCCGGATTTGAAAGGAAATGTTGTTGAGAGGGCTAGGGCCGCTGCGCGAATATCTGGGGCAATAATCGTACTCAAGGGGCATGATACCGTGATTGCTCAGCCAGACGGAAGCGTGGTTGTGAACAACAACGCACCCAGCTCTTTGGCTACCATTGGGAGTGGTGACGTGCTTGCGGGGATTATTACTGGACTTATTGCTGCGGGGATGCCAGAATTTGCTGCCGCGTGTTGTGGTGTGTGGATACACGGTGAATGCGGGAAGCGGTACGGAATTGGGCTTATCGCTGATGACATAATACAGCAGATTCCCAGGGAACTTACTCTTCTGGTTGGTGGAGCGGCTTAG
- the topA gene encoding type I DNA topoisomerase has translation MGVVIVESPSKAKTISKYLGGKYKVVASFGHVRDFPAKSGSVDPDDDFRMIYEIIPKSEKYVDKIVKTVSSEKSGIYLATDPDREGEAIAWHIVEVLRERSAIGEDVAVNRMVFNEVTKRAVNAAINDCRSINMDLVHAQQARRVLDYLVGFTLSPLLWRKLPGSKSAGRVQSVALRLVCEREHEIEQFDSREYWDIAVLLKNKSGEELTATLKHYNGEKLGKFAIPDADSANAIAEHVRKGSYHVASVEAKQTKRNPYPPFITSSLQQEASTKLGFSAKNTMMVAQKLYEGVDIGGETVGLITYMRTDGFYISTEAISYIRDTIKMQFGDKYLTKSPRKYVKKVKNAQEAHEAIRPTDITMTPDSLAKYLSDDQLKLYDLIWRRTMASQMESAVIDQVVVDIQSRDGTVVLHAVGSSLGFDGYQKVYGTDDDDKRNMLPQLEVGEDCNLVEVSPNQHFTQPPPRYSEASLVKKMEEIGIGRPSTYAAIISVLQERGYTQLEQKKFVPSERGRIVNAFLTNFFSRYVEYDFTANLEEELDLISNGNMAWKEVLRRFWHKFISDVSTVKGIEVSEILKSITKDLEGYAFSSSSGEVVDRSCPGCGKGELMLNIGKYKAFLGCNRYPECKYTRGIGDESGVCRDEFPKVLGLDDATQEEIVLKNGPYGEYLQLGNNAKGKRVAIPRGIKEITLDVAKKLLSLPIILGNYPDTVQDIKLGTGRFGPYVLYGGTYFSVKGREDFWNLTLEEAVSVIDSQAQKKSRLLGLHDNGKEIYVCKGRYGFYLKCGDRNVAIKGKGGDITLEDAVSLLNQKA, from the coding sequence ATGGGCGTGGTTATTGTAGAATCTCCTTCTAAGGCGAAAACTATTTCCAAGTATTTAGGGGGAAAGTACAAGGTAGTAGCTTCTTTTGGCCACGTGAGGGACTTCCCAGCGAAGAGTGGTTCTGTGGATCCCGATGATGACTTTCGTATGATTTACGAAATTATTCCCAAGTCGGAGAAGTATGTTGATAAAATTGTCAAAACCGTAAGTTCGGAAAAGAGCGGCATATATTTGGCGACGGACCCTGATCGTGAAGGTGAGGCTATAGCTTGGCACATAGTTGAGGTATTACGCGAACGCAGCGCGATTGGAGAAGACGTTGCGGTTAATAGAATGGTCTTTAATGAAGTGACCAAAAGGGCAGTTAATGCGGCAATAAATGATTGCCGAAGCATCAACATGGATTTAGTTCACGCGCAACAGGCTCGTAGAGTTTTGGACTATCTGGTGGGCTTTACTCTTTCCCCTTTGCTGTGGAGGAAACTTCCCGGTAGTAAATCGGCCGGGAGGGTTCAGTCGGTGGCGCTGAGGCTGGTTTGCGAACGGGAGCACGAGATAGAGCAGTTTGATTCAAGAGAGTATTGGGATATTGCAGTGCTGCTGAAGAATAAGAGCGGCGAGGAACTTACTGCAACTTTGAAGCACTACAATGGGGAAAAGCTGGGTAAGTTTGCCATCCCTGACGCTGACAGCGCTAATGCTATAGCTGAGCATGTGCGGAAGGGGTCGTATCATGTTGCCTCTGTGGAGGCAAAACAGACCAAGCGCAATCCTTATCCTCCGTTTATTACATCTAGCTTGCAGCAGGAAGCTTCCACTAAGCTCGGCTTCTCGGCAAAAAACACCATGATGGTTGCCCAGAAGCTGTATGAGGGTGTGGATATTGGCGGAGAAACTGTCGGGCTAATAACATACATGCGTACCGATGGATTTTATATTTCCACTGAAGCGATATCTTACATTCGTGACACAATTAAGATGCAGTTTGGCGATAAGTATCTGACCAAATCCCCGCGAAAGTATGTGAAGAAGGTAAAAAATGCCCAGGAAGCCCACGAAGCCATACGCCCCACTGACATCACGATGACTCCTGACAGTCTAGCGAAATACCTTAGTGATGACCAACTGAAGCTGTATGACCTGATATGGAGAAGGACCATGGCTAGCCAGATGGAGTCTGCGGTGATTGACCAGGTTGTTGTAGATATCCAGTCAAGGGATGGCACTGTGGTTCTGCATGCTGTCGGTTCCAGCCTAGGTTTTGATGGGTACCAGAAGGTATATGGCACCGACGATGATGACAAACGTAATATGTTGCCGCAACTTGAGGTAGGGGAGGATTGTAATCTTGTAGAAGTTTCTCCGAACCAACATTTTACCCAGCCTCCTCCCAGGTATAGTGAGGCAAGTTTGGTAAAGAAGATGGAGGAAATTGGGATAGGCAGGCCGTCTACGTATGCAGCGATCATTTCTGTCTTGCAGGAGAGGGGGTATACGCAGTTAGAACAAAAGAAATTTGTTCCTAGCGAGAGGGGGAGAATAGTCAACGCGTTTCTGACCAATTTTTTCAGTCGCTATGTAGAGTATGACTTTACCGCCAATCTTGAGGAAGAACTGGACCTCATCTCAAACGGTAACATGGCCTGGAAGGAGGTGTTGCGGCGATTCTGGCACAAGTTTATTTCTGATGTCAGTACGGTGAAAGGTATTGAGGTCAGCGAGATATTGAAGTCTATTACCAAAGATCTGGAAGGGTACGCATTTTCATCCAGTTCTGGTGAGGTAGTGGATAGATCTTGCCCGGGTTGTGGGAAGGGTGAGCTCATGTTAAACATCGGTAAGTATAAGGCGTTTTTAGGCTGTAATAGATATCCTGAATGCAAATATACCAGGGGGATAGGCGATGAATCTGGTGTCTGCAGAGATGAATTTCCTAAAGTTTTAGGTCTGGATGATGCAACCCAGGAGGAAATTGTTCTCAAGAATGGCCCATATGGCGAATATTTGCAACTTGGGAATAATGCAAAAGGAAAGCGTGTTGCCATTCCACGGGGTATCAAAGAAATTACTTTAGATGTGGCAAAAAAACTCCTGTCTTTACCCATAATTTTGGGTAATTATCCCGATACTGTGCAGGACATAAAGCTTGGAACCGGGAGGTTTGGTCCGTACGTCCTATATGGGGGAACGTATTTTTCCGTAAAGGGCAGAGAGGACTTTTGGAATTTGACTCTTGAAGAGGCGGTGAGTGTTATAGACAGCCAGGCGCAGAAGAAATCTAGGCTTCTGGGGCTGCACGACAACGGTAAGGAAATATACGTATGCAAAGGGAGGTACGGTTTCTACCTGAAATGTGGCGACAGAAACGTTGCTATCAAGGGGAAAGGTGGTGACATCACACTGGAAGATGCCGTGTCTCTGCTGAATCAGAAAGCATAA
- a CDS encoding ClpXP protease specificity-enhancing factor SspB yields MSDLVDYRRLVYAAMCSVVREALDFVSKLPSTGEVHITISFLTGYSGVVLPDYLRAQYPENMTVVLQYQFRELYVSDSYFRVILSFKGKEECITVPFKAVVKYVDMLANFSLDLEQYGDLEFGMDADSDNDDIAECSPTDTAHTVRDNIIFIDKFLKH; encoded by the coding sequence ATGAGTGATCTAGTAGATTATCGGAGACTGGTTTACGCTGCGATGTGCAGCGTAGTAAGGGAGGCACTGGACTTTGTGTCCAAACTACCTTCTACTGGAGAGGTGCACATCACCATTTCATTCCTCACTGGGTACAGCGGGGTTGTGCTACCCGACTATCTGAGAGCACAGTATCCAGAAAATATGACGGTCGTTCTTCAATATCAATTCCGTGAGTTATACGTAAGCGATAGTTATTTCAGAGTCATCTTGAGTTTCAAGGGCAAGGAAGAGTGCATAACGGTGCCTTTTAAGGCTGTGGTAAAATATGTCGACATGTTAGCCAATTTCTCCCTAGACTTAGAGCAGTATGGCGACCTAGAGTTCGGAATGGATGCTGATTCTGATAATGACGACATTGCCGAGTGTTCACCAACAGATACGGCGCACACGGTACGAGATAACATAATCTTTATAGACAAATTCCTCAAACACTAA